A single Anopheles maculipalpis chromosome 3RL, idAnoMacuDA_375_x, whole genome shotgun sequence DNA region contains:
- the LOC126565899 gene encoding trypsin-4-like, whose amino-acid sequence MANRFVLTFGLLLVVAAVTSARFVAPRARAQIVGGFPINIEDAPFQISLREDGRPICGGSIISPNWILTAAHCVEDVPESMVSIRAGSTYKEHGGIIRNVRRIVLHPAWDTATKNGDCALMELEDPLPLNGQTIASIRMPEQDEEDPIEGSKAMLTGWGKTLNVYHSNLILRATFVPIVHRDNCQKAYRRTHTISDLMLCAGFIGGGRDSCQGDSGGPLVVGDQLVGVVSFAIGCAEAGFPGVNVRVAAVRDWIREVSNV is encoded by the exons ATGGCGAATCGTTTTGTGCTGACGTTTGGTTTGCTGCTTGTTGTGGCTGCGG TCACATCAGCCCGCTTTGTAGCGCCACGTGCTCGTGCTCAGATTGTTGGCGGCTTCCCGATCAACATTGAGGATGCACCCTTCCAGATCTCCCTGCGAGAGGACGGACGCCCCATCTGCGGTGGATCGATCATCTCGCCCAACTGGATCTTGACGGCTGCTCACTGCGTTGAAGATGTGCCGGAGTCGATGGTATCCATCCGAGCCGGATCAACCTACAAAGAACACGGCGGCATTATTCGCAATGTTAGACGTATTGTGCTACATCCGGCTTGGGATACGGCCACCAAAAATGGCGACTGTGCTTTGATGGAGCTGGAGGATCCGCTGCCACTGAACGGTCAAACAATCGCTTCCATCCGGATGCCGGAACAGGACGAAGAGGATCCGATCGAAGGTTCGAAGGCAATGTTAACTGGTTGGGGCAAGACACTGAACGTTTACCATTCGAACTTGATCCTGCGGGCCACCTTTGTGCCGATCGTTCATCGGGACAACTGCCAGAAAGCTTACCGTCGGACCCATACCATCTCGGATCTGATGCTGTGTGCGGGCTTTATTGGTGGTGGACGAGATTCGTGCCAGGGTGATTCTGGTGGCCCGCTGGTGGTGGGTGATCAGTTGGTGGGAGTGGTTTCCTTCGCGATCGGATGCGCTGAAGCAGGGTTCCCGGGTGTTAATGTGCGTGTTGCGGCCGTGCGCGATTGGATTCGTGAAGTAAGCAATGTTTAA
- the LOC126564051 gene encoding protein argonaute-3 → MSKRNDFLRSIIDSSSEDSANQDSAYRTDLSSSVNDQQQQQQQPVAGPGRGRARALAALLAPPKPTDGSLPLTATISNLTIGGRGRFLQKLLNEEQPPGDSVASSTSDIGTASISSSEISATAAPGGMGKLRPVQQPVAAKADTFVLHQPKEPTDLVKRTGTSGTPLQIMSNFMELKCSKDCGIFLYTVDFEPHPESKRARQQCIDRHSDIFGKAYTFDGRMLLLPKPISQERMVIPTKLPTDGTSVQMTVVFRVQQRMSQNVMLYNKLFRRIMYLLQLSEMGRKHYDPTQARIVPQHKLEIWPGFVTAVHEYDGGLMLNLDVTHRVLMQTTVYAHMKTIAMCRGAQFRDNVMKSLLGSVILARYNKKTYRIDDVLFDLNPMSTFRKGERDITYVEYYKQHYGIDIHDHQQPLLLNRTERKVSNQEKPQELSFCLVPELCYLTGMTDDMRKDYKVMRDIATYTRITPNQRLLAMKNFCENVNKNEAARSLLAAWGLELKTTPQVMSGRQLDIENITSGGGMVGSAGPNVDFTHQVTSNPMLEIVHIRKWLLVYTQRDQRCASAFMDCVKRTCKLLGMEIVQPQIEILPQDSTQLYIHTLRTRIQPGTQIVLILCPTSRDDRYAAIKRVLCTEIPIPSQIVNARTLNNDKRNRSIVLKILMQMNCKLGGTLWSVNIPLKDTMICGIDTYHETRKRNNSVSAFVGSLDASFTHWYSRVTIQEHKEELLNGLCVSLEKTLQVYRRRNCTLPQKIIIFRDGISDSAMTVCEEYEIPQLEAACKTIAPDYSPKITFVVIQKRIITRLFSMSGDGIGNAPAGSVLDHTVTRRCKYDFFLVAQTVQMGTVTPTHYIVLRDDAQFSPDIMQRLSYKMCYMYYNWSGSIRVPACCQYAHKLAYLVGQSVKRMPAESLNDKLFYL, encoded by the exons atgaGCAAGCGTAACGATTTTTTGCGTTCCATCATCGACTCCTCGTCGGAAGATTCCGCCAACCAGGATAGCGCATATCGCACAGACCTGTCCTCGAGTGTCaatgaccagcagcagcagcagcaacaaccggTTGCCGGACCAGGTCGTGGACGGGCTCGTGCACTTGCCGCTTTGCTCGCACCACCAAAACCTACCGATGGAAGCTTACCACTAACGGCGACCATTTCAAATCTTACCATCGGAGGCCGTGGACGCTTTTTGCAAAAGCTATTGAACGAGGAGCAACCGCCCGGTGATTCGGTTGCGAGCAGCACTTCCGATATTGGAACTGCTTCCATCAGCTCGTCGGAGATTAGTGCAACTGCTGCACCGGGTGGTATGGGAAAGCTGCGACCAGTACAACAGCCGGTTGCGGCCAAGGCAGACACGTTTGTACTGCATCAGCCAAAGGAACCTACAGACCTGGTAAAACGTACCGGAACAAGTGGAACACCGTTACAGATAATGAGCAACTTTATGGAGCTTAAATGTTCGAAGGATTGTGGGATTTTCCTGTACACGGTTGACTTCGAGCCGCACCCTGAATCGAAGCGGGCACGGCAACAATGCATCGACAGGCATAGCGATATATTCGGCAAGGCGTACACATTTGATGGACGCATGCTGTTGCTACCGAAGCCTATCTCGCAGGAGCGAATGGTTATCCCGACGAAGCTGCCAACCGACGGGACGTCCGTCCAGATGACGGTTGTGTTCCGTGTCCAGCAGCGCATGAGTCAGAATGTGATGCTGTACAACAAGCTGTTCCGGCGTATCATGTACCTACTGCAGCTGTCGGAAATGGGGCGCAAACACTATGACCCGACGCAGGCACGCATCGTACCGCAGCATAAGCTGGAAATTTGGCCAGGGTTCGTAACGGCGGTGCACGAGTATGATGGTGGTTTGATGCTGAATCTGGACGTTACGCATCGTGTCCTGATGCAAACAACCGTGTACGCACACATGAAGACGATTGCAATGTGTCGCGGTGCCCAGTTTCGGGACAATGTGATGAAGTCGCTGCTCGGATCGGTTATCCTGGCGCGCTACAACAAGAAGACGTACCGTATCGACGATGTGCTGTTTGATCTGAATCCAATGTCTACCTTTCGCAAAGGAGAGCGGGACATTACGTACGTCGAGTACTACAAGCAGCATTACGGTATCGATATCCATGACCATCAGCAGCCACTGTTGCTGAATCGAACGGAGCGTAAAGTTTCGAACCAGGAAAAACCGCAGGAACTGTCGTTCTGTTTAGTGCCGGAGCTGTGCTACCTTACCGGAATGACTGACGACATGCGTAAGGATTATAAG GTAATGCGTGACATTGCAACGTACACACGCATCACGCCCAATCAGCGACTCTTGGCGATGAAAAATTTTTGCGAGAATGTGAACAAAAACGAAGCCGCTCGTAGTCTGCTAGCGGCCTGGGGCCTGGAGCTGAAAACCACACCGCAGGTCATGTCGGGCCGGCAGTTGGATATCGAAAACATTACCTCCGGCGGCGGAATGGTTGGTAGTGCCGGTCCGAACGTTGACTTTACCCACCAAGTTACCAGCAATCCGATGCTGGAAATTGTGCACATCCGCAAGTGGTTGCTCGTGTACACGCAGCGTGACCAACGGTGTGCTTCGGCCTTTATGGACTGTGTCAAGCGTACATGCAAACTGCTCGGCATGGAAATCGTACAGCCACAGATCGAAATACTGCCACAGGACAGTACGCAGCTGTACATTCACACGTTGCGCACCCGCATCCAACCGGGCACGCAAATCGTACTTATCCTGTGTCCGACGTCGCGCGACGATCGTTACGCAGCGATCAAGCGGGTGCTCTGCACGGAGATACCGATCCCATCGCAGATCGtcaacgcacgcacactcaACAACGATAAGCGCAATCGGTCGATTGTGCTCAAAATCCTAATGCAAATGAACTGTAAGCTGGGTGGAACGCTTTGGAGCGTGAACATTCCGCTGAAGGATACAATGATCTGCGGCATCGATACGTACCACGAGACAAGGAAGCGCAACAACTCGGTATCGGCATTTGTCGGTTCGTTGGACGCATCGTTCACACACTGGTACTCGCGGGTCACGATACAGGAACACAAGGAAGAGCTCCTCAACGGGTTGTGTGTATCGCTCGAGAAAACCCTACAGGTCTATCGCAGACGTAACTGTACGCTGCCGCAGAAAATTATCATCTTCCGGGACGGAATATCGGACTCGGCGATGACCGTGTGCGAAGAGTACGAGATACCGCAGCTGGAAGCGGCGTGCAAGACAATTGCACCGGACTACTCACCGAAAATCACTTTCGTCGTAATACAGAAGCGTATCATAACGCGGCTGTTCAGTATGAGCGGTGATGGGATTGGGAATGCACCGGCCGGTAGCGTCCTCGATCATACGGTAACGCGTCGGTGCAAGTACGATTTTTTCCTGGTGGCACAAACCGTCCAAATGGGGACGGTAACGCCGACGCACTACATTGTGCTGCGGGATGATGCGCAGTTTTCGCCCGACATTATGCAGCGGTTAAGCTACAAGATGTGCTACATGTACTACAACTGGTCCGGGTCCATACGCGTTCCGGCCTGCTGTCAG TACGCACACAAGCTGGCCTACCTGGTTGGACAATCGGTTAAGCGTATGCCTGCGGAATCATTGAACGACAAACTGTTCTACCTCTAG